The genomic interval GAATGGCGTAATGACTTGGGCACTGTCTCAACTGTAAATCCGGCGAAGTTGTAGTGCGAGTGAAGATGCTCGCTACCCGCGATTGGACGGAAAGACCCCGTAGAGCTTTACTGTAGCTTAGCATTGAGTTTTGGTATTGTCTGTACAGGATAGGTGGGAGACTAGGAAACCAGGGCGTCAGCCTTGGTGGAGTCGACCTTGGGATACCACCCTGACAGTACTGAAATTCTAACTGGCGGCCATGAATCTGGTCACAGGACATTGTTAGGTGGGCAGTTTGACTGGGGCGGTCGCCTCCTAAAAAGTAACGGAGGCGCCCAAAGGTTCCCTCAGAACGGTCGGAAATCGTTCGAAGAGTGCAAAGGCAGAAGGGAGCCTGACTGCGACACCCACAAGTGGAGCAGGGACGAAAGTCGGGCTTAGTGATCCGGTGGTACCTCGTGGGAGGGCCATCGCTCAACGGATAAAAGCTACCTCGGGGATAACAGGCTGATCTCCCCCAAGAGTCCACATCGACGGGGAGGTTTGGCACCTCGATGTCGGCTCGTCGCATCCTGGGGCTGAAGTAGGTCCCAAGGGTTGGGCTGTTCGCCCATTAAAGCGGCACGCGAGCTGGGTTCAGAACGTCGTGAGACAGTTCGGTCCCTATCCGTCGCGGGCGTAGGAAATTTGAGAGGAGCTGTCCTTAGTACGAGAGGACCGGGATGGACTGACCTCTGGTGTACCAGTTGTTCCGCCAGGAGCACAGCTGGGTAGCTAAGTCGGGAATGGATAAACGCTGAAAGCATCTAAGCGTGAAGCCAACCTCAAGATGAGATTTCCCATAGCGTAAGCTAGTAAGATCCCTTGAAGAACACAAGGTTGATAGGTCGGGGGTGTAAGCATGGTAACATGTTCAGCTGACCGATACTAATAGATCGAGGGCTTGACCAAATATAGTATTAATTATGTGCAATTTTGAAAGAACAAAATCTTTCAATAAAATGTTCCTCGGTAGCTCAATGGTGGAGCACTCGGCTGTTAACCGATAGGTTGGAGGTTCGAGTCCTCTCCGAGGAGCCATTTTTTTTTGCAAAAATTTGATTTAAAATAGATTATTTAAGTTATGAATTAATAGTTATATTAATTTATAGCTTTTTTTGTATTTAAAGAAAATTTTATTTAATTTAGTATTTTTAGTGTAAGCTATTTGTAATTAAAGAAAGTGTGATATTGTATATAATTAAGAAAGGATAAAATAATATCTTTTTTTATTAACAAAAAACTTTAGTTGTATTGGTATAATTAAAAAGGAACAACGCAATATTATTACATAATTAATGTAATTAAAGAATTTAATATATTTAAATTTAAAAAGTATATATAAGGAGTTGAAGAATAGAGATGAAGATTTTATTAGTAGAAGATGAAGAAAGTATAAGAGGCTTTTTAAGAATAAATTTTCAAAGAGAAAACTTTCAAGTTATAGAATGTGAAAGTGGAGAGGAAGGAGTAAGAAAGGCTTTAATAGAAAAGCCAGATATAGCAATACTTGATGTTATGTTACCTGGCATGAATGGGTTTGAAGTATGTCAAAAGTTAAGAGAAAGTTTTCCTAGAATGGGAATAATAATGTTAACTGCTAAAGGTGAAGATATGGATAAAATCATGGGGCTTCAGTTTGGAGCAGATGATTATGTTTTAAAACCATTTAATCCACTAGAGATAACTTTAAGAGTAAAAGCATTAATAAGAAGGTTAGAAGGAATAAATGAAGAAAATAATAGTGATTGTATAGAAGTAGATAATTTTAAATTAGATTTATATTCTCAAAGTTTATATAAAGAAAATGTAGAAATAGATGTAACACCTAAAGAGTTTTTACTAATGAAAATATTCATGCAAAACCCAGGAAAGGCCTTTACTAGAGATGAATTGTTGAATTTAGTATGGGGAATAGACTTTTTTGGAGATCCAAAGATAGTTGATGTTAATATAAGGAGATTAAGATCTAAAATAGAAGAAAACTCTTCAAAACCTAAATACATAGAAACTGTATGGGGAACAGGATATAGGTGGAAGAGATAAATCTGTTTTTGTGAAAATCCTAAAACATTATGATTAGAATAGGATTTAGATGGAAAGGATAAATCTATATATTACAGTATTCATAGGAATTTTATAAAGAGATATAAAGTATAGAGTGAATATTAAAGCTTATATTTTAAGTTTTTAGTATATATAGGTGAAAGATAGGTGCATATTTTATGAAGAGTATAAAGACTAGGCTAATGAAAAACTTTTTAGTTCTTTTATTATCAACTATTATTATAGTTTCAGCCATGTTTTTGATTTTTATTTCTAGATATTATTATCAAAATACAGAGGAAATATTATTAAGTCAAATTAATATATCTGTAGATTTTTATAAAAGATATTTATCAAATGTTAGTCTAGAAGAAAATGTTTATGAAGATGTAGATATATTTTGGAAGCAAACAGATGCTCAAGTTCAAATTTATAACTTAAAAGGGCAGTTAATAATGGATTCTATAGGTTTAGAGCCTAAAGAGTATAATACTCCTGTAGATGTAAAAAGAGCCTTAGAAGGAGATACAGCAAAGTGGGTGGGGACTGTACCAGATTATACTGGTAAAGTAATGGCAATTTCAGCACCACTTAGAAATTCTTCAAATGAAATTGTAGGAGTTATTAGATATATAAGTTCACTTAGAAATGTGGATAATTTTATATTAAATTTCTTTTTAGTATTTTTAGTAATAGGATTAACAGTTTTAGCTATTGGTATAATTTTAAGTTACTTCTTAGCTAATAGTATAGTAAATCCAATTACAGAATTAATAAAAGTTTCTGAACAAATGGCTAAGGGAAATTTAAAAGTAAGAAATAAGATTGTTACTAATGATGAAATTGAAAAGTTAGCTGATAGTCTTAATATAATGGCAGAGGAAATTGAAAATAGGGAAATATTAAAAAATGAATTTATTTCTTCAGTTTCTCATGAACTTAGAACACCATTAACATCAATAAAAGGTTGGGCAATAACTTTAAATAATGATTTTACAGATAGAGAAACCTTAAAGATGGGCTTTGACATAATTGAAAAAGAAGCTGATAGATTAAGTAATATGGTAGAGGAGCTATTAGACTTTTCAAAGTTTGTTAGCGGAAAAATAAAATTGAAATATGAAGAAATAAACCTAAAAGAATTTATAGAGTACTTAAGGTTATATATGAATCCTAGGGCAGAAAGAGAACATAAAGAACTTATACTAAAAGGGATTACAGAGGACTTTATAATTGTAGGAGATAAGGACCGATTAAAGCAAGTATTTATAAATATAATAGATAATGCTTTTAAATTCACTCATGAAAATGAAAAGATAACAATAGAGTTTGTATATGCTGATGAAGGAATCTATATAAACATAATTGATACTGGATGTGGAATAAGTAAAGAAGAGTTGCCTAGAGTAAAAGAGAAATTTTACAAGGGTAAAAATTCAAAGTCACAAAATGGAATAGGATTATCAATATGTGATGAAATTATAGCTTTGCATGAAGGGACTTTGGAGATTTATAGTGAATTAGGTAAGGGAACGAAAGTGGTTATATATTTACCTAAGAAATTAATCAGGAGTGTTGAGGATGATTTAAATTAATCAAAAGAGGTGTTTTATGAAGAAAATTTTTTTAGTCTTCTTTACTATTATTAGCTTTTTTATGATGGGATGTTCTCAAAAAGAATCTTTTGATATATCTAAAATAACTCCACCAGAGTCAGATAATATAAAGATATTAGGGGAATGGGAAGTAGTAAGTAAGTTACATGATAGTGATGAAAATAATTCAGGTAGCGTAAGTGGTGCTTTTCACTTAGAGAAAGATGATATTGTTAATATAAGTAAGGATGGCGTAGTTGCAAATGGAATTAGCATAGTTAATCCAAAGTTTAAGTTAAAGAGAATGGAGAGAGAGGTATTCTTTAGAGAAATAGATAATATATCAATAAAAAATGAAATAAAGGATGCAATAAAAAGTGAATATATAGATGTGAATTCTATATATGATAGTAATAAAACATATTTAAGTATTATTTCAATTAATGATGATGAAGCATATTTATTATTAACTGATAATCTTATTAAACTAAAAAAAGTTTCTAATGTTGTTACAAAAGAAGAGATTAGTGAATCAGAGAAATCAGATAGCGATAAGAATACTAAAAGAGAAAATACTATAAGTCCAGAGTACTATCAAAAGGATGTAGGAATTTTACTTGGACTTAAGGAACCTGCGCATATAGAAGATGATGATTTTGAGGAAGCTTCTTATAAAACTTTATGGATTTCTGTAATTAATAATGAATTACAGCCAATAATGGTTTTAGATAATTCTCTTTTATTACCAAGAATAAATGGATTCTCCAATATAAGTTTAAGTTCAACTTTAGATAATGGTAAATTTGAAAATAAACTTAAGGTTACAAGTAAAAAGAAAGATCCTAATGATAAGACTGAAATAAAGGGTGAGAAAAATACTGAAGGAATATATGAAGAAATAACCTTTGTAGGAAATGACTATATAGGATTAGAGTCTTATTCTGGAAGTGATGATTTTAGAGGTACTTTTAATGAGTATAGTATAATTCCTATTAATACTATGGATACTCATAAGAGTATGGATATAGTAAATTTATTTGGAAAAGAACAAGAGGAGAATTTTAATAAAAGTGAAAAGAATGCTATTCAAAAGTATGATATTGATGGAAGAGAGTATTATTCTAAAAATAAATACTCAAATATAACTCTTCAAAGGAAAAATGGTAATTGGCATTTAGAAGGAATATTAAACGAAAAAAGTTCAATGGATTACCCTAAAACTTTTGATATAAATATAAATCCAGTTCCTATATTAGTGAATTATGATACTTTGGCAGTTCCATGGAGTCAGGTTTTATCTCTTGGAAGAGATGTTAGAGATGTTGTTACAGCACCAAATGGGAAAATAGCCATAACATTGGCTAAAGATAAGTTATCAATATATAAAGTTATTGATGGCCGAATTGGAGAAAGATTAGGGGAAATAAATATAAATAACGATGAAAAGATTGTAATGGCTGAATGGGCTGTAGGAGATTATGTAAAGTATTGGGATGAGACTGTTGAAAATGTATATGGTGCTAAGAAAATAAGTGAATAGAATATAATAATTTATTATTAAAGTATAAATATAGGACAGTAGATAGTTTGGTGTAAAAAAACAAAACTATCTACTGTTTTTTTAGTTTTAGGTCTCTAGAAAAGAAAAAGGAGCTGATATAAAATCAGCTCTCTTTTTTTTAATTATTTTTAGAATTATCATTAGGTATTTTATCTTTAAAATAATCTGCTCTAATCATTTTATCAGATAGATCTAATACATTTCCTACTATTTCTTTTTCTTTATCTGTAAGTTCACCTTTAATTGTTTTATCAGTTAAAACAGCGTAAGATCTCTTAGTGTTTAATAGATTTCTACCTAAAGCTGTATTTTGATATACATTATTATCTACGCCTAATAGATATAAAAGAGTTGGCATTATATCTATTTGACCACCGTAAACATCGTCTTTTACAGGTGTCTTAATGCTTGGATTATAGATAATTAATGGAACTGTATGATTTCCATTGTCTAACCACCAAGATTCAGGATTAGATAAGGATTCTATCTTACTGTTATAGTATTTATGAGGACCAGCATGGTCACCTTCTATTGCAATAACAGTGTTATCTAAAAGACCATCTTTTTTAAGCGATTCTATGAACATTCCTATTTTAGCATCTGTATAATGAATGCTTTGGAAATATCCTCCTAAAACATTGTCATCAAGTTCAGGGCTAAGTTTTAATTCACGGTATTCCTTTGGTAAATCAAATGGTCCGTGGCTTGTTAAAGTAACTGTAAATGCATAGAATGGTTGTTTTAATTCTTTAATCATTGGTTCAATTTGTCTAAAGTAGCTTCCGTCACTTAATCCAAGACCTATATTTTCATCACGATCAAATGAATAGTAATCTACAAATTTATCAAAACCTATACCATTTAAACCTTGAGCATAGTTCCAGAAAGAACCTTTATCTGAATGGATAGCAATAGTGCTATAGCCATCTTTTTCTAAGATATTAGGTAATGAGTTATAAGTTGTAGCTGGGTTTCTAAAGAAAGTACTTCCTTGTCTTAATGGTAACATAGAAGTATTAACCATTAAGTCAGAATCAGAGCTTGTACCTTCGTTAACTTGTTCAAATATATTAGGTAAGTAAATTGAATTATTTAATAACTTATTTATATTTGGAGTTATTTCTTGTCCATCTACTTTTTTATTTATAACAAAGTCTTCAAGGGACTCAACTTGTATTACTATTAAGTTCTTTCCTTTGAACATTCCCTTAAATTCATTATCAGGAAGATTCTCATTTTTGAAATCATAATATTCTTTTATTTTTGCTTCATCATCAGCTGTCATTTTATAAGGTTTAGAATTCTTATAAACATTATATATATCAAAAATATGATAACCAATTGGTGAGAAGTATTCTACTGTGTTAGTTGGATCATAGTTACTAAATAAGTATGAATTTTTAACATTTTCTCTTTTTAATACATTAACGTTAAAAGGAACATAGCCTATATAACAAATTGATACAAGTAAAACAATTAAAGTACCTTTCCAATTAGACTTACAGTTTTTAAAGCTTTTTCTAAAAATTATAAAAGCTATTATTAAAATAATAAAGTCTACGAAGAATAGTAAGTCATATGGACTAGCCATTGAAAAAATACTATCTCCAAGATTATCTAAGTTAGCAGTTTGTTTTAATAGCATTACTGATGGAACTGTTTGGAATCCTCTAAAATACCAAATATCCATTACTGTAATTAAGGTTATAAATAAATCTACAATTATTAATGAGAAAAATTTACCTTTGTTTTTAAATAAAAAACATATGCTTACAAATATTGCTGCAAATGCTATGTAATAATTAATAAAATAAGAAGCTTGTCTATACCCTAAACCAAAATTAAGCGTGTAAAGGTTTTGGTTTAAAGAGAAACCTAAAAAAAGTGCTCCTTTTAAAACTATGGCTATAAGAGTAAATATGTAAAAACCTAGTCTTATTAAAGCATTTTTATTAAGAGACTCCTTAAATTTAGAAAGCCCGTTATTTAATTTAACTTTTTCTTGCATTGAAACACCCCTTCTTTTATTATTCAAAGCTGTTAATATTATATCATAAAACAATATGTTCATAGTATGAAGGAATTATTACAAAAAAGTTTAAAAAGAACTTTTTTAGAATAACTTTGATTTTCTCAATTTACAAAAATGTGATATCTTTATAATATAGATTATTTTAAGAGGTGAGGTCATGAAAAAAATAGATTGTTTAGGTATGGCTTGTCCAATGCCAGTTATAAATACAAAAAAATATTTTGATTCAATAGAAGAAGGGATTGCAGAAGTATTAGTTGATAATGAAGTAGCAAAAAATAATATCTGTAAGTATGCAGAAGGATGTGGATATAATTTTGATGCTTCAGAAAAAGAGGGAAATTATATAATTAAAATAGAAAAAAATGGTGAGAATAAAATAGAAAAGAAGGAAGATGACTTTGTAATAGTAGTAGGTACTGATAAATTAGGTCAAGGTAATGATGATTTAGGTACTATACTTATGAAAGGATACCTATATACCTTATCAGAAAGTGATATCATACCTAAGGAACTTATATTCTTAAATGGTGGAGTTAAGCTTACTGTTAAAGGATCAGAAGTTTTAGAATCATTACAAAACTTAGAAAAGCGTGGAGTTAAGATACTAAGTTGTGGAACTTGCTTAGATTTTTATGGAATAAAGGATGATTTAGCTATAGGAGAAATAAGCAATATGTACACTATAGTTGAATCTATGAATACTTCTAATAAGGTAATAAAGTTATAATACTTTTGAGAGGAGAAAATATTTTTAGAGTATGGAGAATATTTTATGTGAGTATGATGTTGTAGTTGTTGGTGGCGGAATAAGTGGAATGGCAGCAGCTATAAGATCAAAAGAAAATGGCATAGGAAAAGTTCTGCTTCTTGAAAGAGAAGATGTTTTAGGTGGAGTTTTAAATCACTGCATACATTGCGGCTTTGGAAAAGAAATTTTAGGAGAAGCTGTTACTGGAAGTGAATTTGTAGAGTACTTAGTTGATAAAGTTCATAAGCTAGGCATAGATGTTAAATTAAATACTACTGTATTAGAGATAAGTAAAGATAAAGAGATAAGTTATGTTAATCCAGATGAAGGTATGAAAAAGATGAAAACTAGGGCAATAGTTCTAGCTACTGGAAGTAGGGAAAAGTTTAAGGGAAATGTAAGTGTTCCTTTAAACAAATTTACAGGTATATATACTTCAGGAACTGCTCACAGATTTATAAATCTTTATGGTTATCTTCCAGGGAAAAAGATAGTTATAATAGGTTCACATGATAGTGATATGATTGTAGCTAGAAGGCTTATTATAGAGGGAGCTAAAGTAGAAGCCATAATTGAAAGTAAGGACTATTTAAATTCTTCTCAATATATTGTGGAAAATATAATTGAAGCCTTTGATATTCCTGTTAAACTTGGATATACAGTAAATGAAGTTTTAGGTACTGAAAGAGTAGAGGGAGTAATTATAAGCAAAGGTGGAGAAGAGGAAAGTTTTATAAAATGTGATTCACTTTTAATATCAGTTCCATGGATACCAGAAAGTGCTTTAGGTAAAAAGATGGGATTAAGAATTTCTAATAGTAGCGAAACTATTTTAGTAAATGAAAACTTTGAAACATCAGAAAGTGGAATATTTGCTTGTGGAAATGTTCTGCATGCCTATGAACTATCTGACTTAGCAACAAAAGAAGGATTTAAAGTTGGAGATGCCATTAAAGAGTATCTTGAAAATTAATTTTTAATAAGACTAAAATTCAGATTAATATTTAAGTTAATTTTAAATTTTAGTCTTATTTTATGCTTTAAAGAAGGTTATAATTACAAAGAAATATTTGTTTTAGTGAAATTTTAAAAATTTCAAAGGTATAGAATTAAAGATAATTTTTTAAACTCGTTTTTACTAAGTTAGATACTAATATATTTCCTTTTATACTTAAGTGCAATCCATCAGTATAATTTAAAGAATCAAAAGGAAGATTAGAGTTTAAATCTATAAATAACAAATTGTTTTTTTCACAGAATAAATTTAATTCTCTAGTATAATTCTCTAGCTTAGAATTACATTTTTCATAATCAATAGAAGAATCCCACCTTTTAATAGCTAAATCACCATATATTTTAGGGGGAGATAAAATTATTGGTTTTATGTTAAGTGAATTACAATCATCAGTCATTAACCTTATGTTATCAATAATTGAACTAATAGATTTATTCATTATAATATCATTTGAGCCACACATAATTAAACAAATCTTAGAATCACTTGATTTTAAGATTTCATATATTCTAGATAAAATACCAGTTGAAGTGTCACCATTAACCCCTTTGTTTATGAATTTGTTTTTTTCATCATTTAAAAGAGAAACCCAAGAATTTTCTTGTCCTACACCATAGCCAAAGGTAAGAGAGTCACCTATACAAATTATATTCATATAATCACCTACATCCTTAGTAAACATTTTTTGCAAATAATGGTTGTCCCTTTATTAGCTGTAACAAAATCATTTCCAATAATAGCTTTATTACAAATAGCACATACCTTATTTGAAATTTCTTTATTTATGGAAGAACTTTTTTCTTCTTTATTAGTATTAGTAGTTTTTCTTTTTTTATTAGGTGGTGGTGAATAAAGAAGTTTTTCAACTTTTTCTTCACGTTTATTTATTTCATAATTAAAACTATAAGAACTTTCGCCAAAAAGTTCTAATTCAAATCTAGGATTTTCTTTATCATAAAATTCCTCTGTTATTATTCTTCTTATTTGCATATCATTTATTATTAATCCACTCTTTTCAATTCCATCGAAGATACTTTTTGTTATGTTACCTGTATCGGGATGTCTCTTAGAACTTTTATAATAAACTTTTAACACAGCTATTAAAGATTCTTCTAAAATAACATTAGGATTTTGAATTCTTGCTTCGTAAGCAATTTGCTCTTCATACAATGCATATCTATCATGATATTTTCCAGAATTGGATGGTAAAATTGCTCTACCCTGTGCATTTGATAGCTTGAAATTTGATTTAGTAATAGGTGAGCCTTTTACTATAACTTTTGCGTATGAATTCATAGTAAACCTCCAATCATATGATATAATAATATAGATTATATCATAATGTAACATTATGTATTTACATTTCTTGAAAGTATTTAACAGATAAAGTATAATACTCTATGTTTACATGAAAAATTAAAATTAAGAGGGATAAAAATGGATAAAAAAATTATATTAGCAATAGAAAGTAGTTGTGACGAAACAGCGGCAGCTGTAGTAGTTAATGGTAGAGAAGTTTTATCAAATATAATATCTTCTCAGATAGATATACATACAAAATTCGGTGGAGTAGTTCCAGAGGTTGCATCAAGAAAACACATAGAAGCTATAAATGCAGTGGTAGAGGAAGCCTTAGAAGTTGCAGGAGTAACATTTGATGACATAGATGCAATAGCAGTTACATATGGTCCAGGTTTAGTTGGAGCACTTTTAGTTGGACTTCAATATGCTAAAGGATTAGCATATTCTTTAGATAAACCATTAATAGGAGTTAATCATATAGAAGGGCATATAAGTGCTAACTTTATAGATCATAAAGACTTAGAACCACCTTTTGTTTGTTTAGTTGTTTCAGGAGGACACACTTTTGTAGTCCATGTTGAAGACTATGGAAAGTTTGAAATAATAGGCGAAACAAGAGATGATGCAGCAGGAGAAGCTTTTGACAAGGTGGCAAGAGCCGTAGGATTAGGATATCCAGGAGGACCTAAAATAGATAAATTAGCTAAGGAAGGAAATAGTGATGCTATAAAATTCCCAAAAGCTAATTTCCATGATGATACCTTAGATTTTTCATTTAGTGGAGTTAAATCAGCTGTCTTAAATTATTTAAATAAGATGGAAATGAAAAATGAAGAAATAAATAAAGCTGATGTTGTAGCTAGTTTCCAAAAGGCCGTAGTTGAAGTATTAACTGATAATGCAATAAAAACTTGTAAGATGAGAAAGGCAGATAAAATAGCCATTGCAGGTGGAGTTGCTTCTAATAGTGCTTTAAGAGAAAATCTCCTTAGAGAAGGAGAAAAGAGAGGAATAAAGGTTTTATTCCCATCACCAATACTTTGTACAGATAATGCTGCCATGATAGGAAGTGCTGCATATTTTGAATTATTAAAGGGAAATGTATCTGAAATGAGTCTTAACGCAAAACCTAATTTAAGATTAGGAGAAAGATAGGGGCTGAATTATCAATGAGGTTTATTCCGTACTCAAATGGATTTCATAAAATGAACAAGAATATAAAAATAAAGCCTATAAACGTAATTAGGAATATTTTTATATTTATATTAGCTCTAGTATTTATAGGCTTTGCTTATCAAATGATATTAAACAAAATCGATAGTAAAAAAATAGAACTAGATAACAAGTATGTAAGAATTGATAGTAAAAAAAATTATTATAATTTCCAAGGAGAAAGTAAACCAACTATAATAATGAGTTCTGATATAGGCTTAGGATTAAGTGAATGGAGTAAGGTTCAAGAGCTTATAGAAAAGGAATATGGGTATAGAACTTTTTCTTATGATAGACCAGGATATGGTTTTTCAGAATCAGTAAAAGATGATGGTGTTAAAGAACAAGCTCAGCATCTTAGAATGATTCTTAAAAAATCAGGGATTGGTGGACCATACATACTTGTTGGAGAAGGATATGGTGGATTAGTAATGTGTAACTTTGCTGAACTTTATCCTGACTTAGTTCAAGGAGTTATTCTCGTAGATCCAATAAGTGAAGAAGCTTTAAGTAAAAATAAAGACTATATGAAACAGTATTCAAGTGAAAAAATCAGTAGATTTATACAAAAGTATGGTTCATACTTTGGATTAACATCAATAATGAATAAATTTGGTATGTTAAAAAATCCAAATGGTTTAGAGGAAAATTTAAGTAATGAAAATCTTAAGGTTTATAATATTTTAAGAACAAAAAGTGATTATAATAGTGGATACTATAGTGAGCTTACAAATATTTTAGAGCAAAGTAGTAATTCACAAAAATCTGGTTTATTAAATGGTAAACCTTTGAGCATAATAGTTAATGATAATGCTTTTACTAAGGAGCAAGAGAGTTTAAAGAAACTTACTTTAGACAATAAAGTTCAAATAATAAATGCTAAGAATAAGACAGATGTTATACCTTTAGAAAAGCCAGAATTATTTTTAGATAGCATAAGATTTATTCAAGATAATAGCTTGGAAGAGCAGAATTAGCCTAAGAATATAGACATATCCTATGACATAGAAATGACATAAACATGACATATAAATGACACAAAAAATGGTTATTATAAACATGTGGAAAACAAATGTTTAGGAGGGTATGAACAATGAGTGATTTCAATAAAAAAGATGAAAACTTAAATGACTACTTTGGTTTTGATGATAAAGAAAATAAAACTTTAGATTCAGATAAGGACATAAAAGACAAAGAAAATATAGAGTCAAATAATGATACGAAGCAAACTAACATAGATGAAACTCAGCAATTAAATATAGATAATGAAATTAATTCGAAAGATGAAGTTAAAAAAGATGATGATAAAAACTTCTCTGACGTAAAATCAAAAAGCTCAAAAGAATCTAATGATAATAGTAAAAACAAAAAAGTAAAGAAAAAGAGTGGATTTAAAAGAGGAATAGCTCTAGTAGCAGGTGCTGTCATAGTTGCTATACTAGGAGGAGCTATAGGTGCTGGCGGAGTTTATTATGCTTTTAAAAATAGCATACCAGTAAGTACACTAGAGAATAATAGTAATACCTCAGTTAATCCACCAGCCTTTAAAGGGGAAGATGGAGAATTAACTGTTCCACAAGTAGTTGAAAAAGTTACACCTGCCGTTGTAGGAGTATCCACAAAGAGCTTAGTAAGA from Clostridium perfringens carries:
- the tsaD gene encoding tRNA (adenosine(37)-N6)-threonylcarbamoyltransferase complex transferase subunit TsaD, whose amino-acid sequence is MDKKIILAIESSCDETAAAVVVNGREVLSNIISSQIDIHTKFGGVVPEVASRKHIEAINAVVEEALEVAGVTFDDIDAIAVTYGPGLVGALLVGLQYAKGLAYSLDKPLIGVNHIEGHISANFIDHKDLEPPFVCLVVSGGHTFVVHVEDYGKFEIIGETRDDAAGEAFDKVARAVGLGYPGGPKIDKLAKEGNSDAIKFPKANFHDDTLDFSFSGVKSAVLNYLNKMEMKNEEINKADVVASFQKAVVEVLTDNAIKTCKMRKADKIAIAGGVASNSALRENLLREGEKRGIKVLFPSPILCTDNAAMIGSAAYFELLKGNVSEMSLNAKPNLRLGER
- a CDS encoding alpha/beta hydrolase, with product MRFIPYSNGFHKMNKNIKIKPINVIRNIFIFILALVFIGFAYQMILNKIDSKKIELDNKYVRIDSKKNYYNFQGESKPTIIMSSDIGLGLSEWSKVQELIEKEYGYRTFSYDRPGYGFSESVKDDGVKEQAQHLRMILKKSGIGGPYILVGEGYGGLVMCNFAELYPDLVQGVILVDPISEEALSKNKDYMKQYSSEKISRFIQKYGSYFGLTSIMNKFGMLKNPNGLEENLSNENLKVYNILRTKSDYNSGYYSELTNILEQSSNSQKSGLLNGKPLSIIVNDNAFTKEQESLKKLTLDNKVQIINAKNKTDVIPLEKPELFLDSIRFIQDNSLEEQN